In a single window of the Esox lucius isolate fEsoLuc1 chromosome 22, fEsoLuc1.pri, whole genome shotgun sequence genome:
- the LOC105019785 gene encoding uncharacterized protein LOC105019785 isoform X3 yields the protein MFGLAIYGNFKERTTLDNATGVLSIKDISKKDNGVYSVEFNGKLLEKKYTLSVIKAVPKPQITYSCNPDKTICTLTCEGDATDAEPVTYSWRKGGVGLEASDNQLTVNETDDSETTYTCQLKNHVSEAMGDFVIVPFGNDPGGWWNNTRFLGFSVFVLAVLLVVVLTIIHRFKTGVWFYQKESMPWEGDFWKNQNEAGPPADASNGVSYSVVNDPAPNEGTENPEEKP from the exons ATGTTTGGACTGGCCATATATGGTAACTTTAAAGAGCGGACAACCCTGGACAACGCTACTGGAGTACTGAGCATCAAGGACATATCCAAAAAAGACAATGGAGTATATTCTGTGGAGTTTAACGGCAAATTGCTTGAGAAGAAATACACCTTATCTGTTATCA AAGCGGTGCCGAAACCTCAAATCACATATTCCTGTAACCCTGACAAAACCATCTGCACTCTGACCTGTGAGGGTGACGCCACCGATGCCGAACCCGTCACCTACAgctggagaaagggaggggtgGGGTTGGAGGCGTCAGACAACCAGCTGACTGTCAATGAGACTGATGACTCAGAAACCACCTACACCTGTCAGCTCAAGAATCATGTGAGCGAGGCCATGGGAGACTTTGTTATTGTACCGTTTGGAAATGACCCAG GTGGCTGGTGGAACAACACCAGGTTCTTgggtttttctgtctttgttctTGCGGTCTTACTAGTTGTGGTGTTGACTATTATTCATAGATTTAAAACAG GAGTTTGGTTTTATCAGAAAG aatcaATGCCATGGGAAGGAG ACTTTTGGAAGAACCAGAACGAAGCGGGACCTC CCGCTGATGCATCCAATGGAGTTTCCTACtccgttgttaatgatcctgcGCCTAACGAGGGGACTGAGAATCCAG AGGAAAAACCATGA
- the LOC105019785 gene encoding uncharacterized protein LOC105019785 isoform X2, giving the protein MKMSITLLTLFLVEATLCTVLGEKLYKKAGDDVVLTPDKPNITDPITEILWKQGPNKVVDWDTMFGLAIYGNFKERTTLDNATGVLSIKDISKKDNGVYSVEFNGKLLEKKYTLSVIKAVPKPQITYSCNPDKTICTLTCEGDATDAEPVTYSWRKGGVGLEASDNQLTVNETDDSETTYTCQLKNHVSEAMGDFVIVPFGNDPGGWWNNTRFLGFSVFVLAVLLVVVLTIIHRFKTGVWFYQKESMPWEGDFWKNQNEAGPPADASNGVSYSVVNDPAPNEGTENPEEKP; this is encoded by the exons GTGAGAAGCTTTACAAAAAGGCAGGAGACGATGTGGTGTTGACGCCAGATAAGCCCAATATAACTGACCCCATTACAGAAATCCTATGGAAGCAAGGTCCTAATAAAGTGGTAGATTGGGATACAATGTTTGGACTGGCCATATATGGTAACTTTAAAGAGCGGACAACCCTGGACAACGCTACTGGAGTACTGAGCATCAAGGACATATCCAAAAAAGACAATGGAGTATATTCTGTGGAGTTTAACGGCAAATTGCTTGAGAAGAAATACACCTTATCTGTTATCA AAGCGGTGCCGAAACCTCAAATCACATATTCCTGTAACCCTGACAAAACCATCTGCACTCTGACCTGTGAGGGTGACGCCACCGATGCCGAACCCGTCACCTACAgctggagaaagggaggggtgGGGTTGGAGGCGTCAGACAACCAGCTGACTGTCAATGAGACTGATGACTCAGAAACCACCTACACCTGTCAGCTCAAGAATCATGTGAGCGAGGCCATGGGAGACTTTGTTATTGTACCGTTTGGAAATGACCCAG GTGGCTGGTGGAACAACACCAGGTTCTTgggtttttctgtctttgttctTGCGGTCTTACTAGTTGTGGTGTTGACTATTATTCATAGATTTAAAACAG GAGTTTGGTTTTATCAGAAAG aatcaATGCCATGGGAAGGAG ACTTTTGGAAGAACCAGAACGAAGCGGGACCTC CCGCTGATGCATCCAATGGAGTTTCCTACtccgttgttaatgatcctgcGCCTAACGAGGGGACTGAGAATCCAG AGGAAAAACCATGA